One segment of Desulfovibrio sp. JC010 DNA contains the following:
- a CDS encoding tetratricopeptide repeat protein, whose product MGKKKKGRKPSTKKNGSSGGGKNSNMIIIVVAALAVGLFFGGVFIPALKDSATPQTTAGGTGFTQQIEETKRQLESQPGSAQLWTRLGNLYFDSDRHDKAIEAYQKSLALEPDNAHVLTDLGVMYRRHGNPQKAVESFDKAILASPKHETARFNKGIVLYYDLKDKAGAIQAWKGLIQMNPGAKAPNGKPIRDMIRELS is encoded by the coding sequence TTGGGAAAGAAAAAAAAGGGGAGAAAACCCTCAACAAAAAAGAATGGTTCATCAGGCGGCGGTAAAAATAGCAATATGATCATCATTGTTGTTGCGGCTCTGGCTGTGGGGCTGTTTTTCGGCGGTGTTTTTATACCTGCTTTGAAGGACTCCGCAACTCCGCAGACAACAGCCGGAGGAACCGGATTTACACAGCAGATAGAGGAAACAAAAAGGCAGCTAGAGTCTCAGCCGGGGTCAGCGCAATTGTGGACCAGACTCGGAAACCTCTATTTTGATTCAGATCGGCATGACAAGGCTATTGAAGCATATCAAAAGTCTTTAGCATTAGAGCCAGATAATGCCCATGTGCTGACTGATCTGGGAGTGATGTACCGTCGTCACGGCAATCCGCAAAAAGCGGTGGAGAGTTTTGATAAAGCCATTCTGGCATCACCTAAGCATGAGACTGCCCGTTTTAATAAAGGGATTGTTCTCTACTACGACCTTAAGGATAAGGCCGGGGCTATTCAGGCATGGAAGGGTCTGATTCAGATGAACCCCGGAGCAAAGGCTCCCAATGGAAAGCCGATCAGAGATATGATCAGGGAGCTTTCGTAA
- a CDS encoding CBS domain-containing protein, translated as MYVGLKMLKDFVTVTPDTLIKEADKILEDNQLWMLLVKEGEDLVGYVTKEDVRAALPSVINSLDKHELSYLLSKLTVREVVRKTITTIPPETEIEAAADLMFEMNLSGLAVVDENKKLIGYINRNKMLELLVEEMGLKQGGSRIVVDVEERTGVLYEVAGIISNMKYNIISTGLFHHNNRRMVVVRVDTDDASPIVAALQERSYTVVGPEDFMSEWATK; from the coding sequence ATGTATGTGGGACTGAAAATGCTCAAGGACTTTGTGACCGTGACCCCTGACACCCTGATCAAGGAAGCGGACAAAATTCTGGAAGACAATCAGTTGTGGATGCTTCTAGTCAAAGAGGGCGAAGACCTCGTGGGCTATGTCACCAAAGAGGATGTCCGTGCGGCTCTGCCTTCCGTGATCAACTCGCTTGATAAGCATGAACTCAGCTATCTTCTCAGTAAACTCACCGTTCGTGAAGTGGTGCGCAAGACCATTACCACTATCCCGCCGGAAACCGAGATTGAAGCCGCAGCTGATCTCATGTTTGAAATGAACCTCTCCGGGCTGGCTGTTGTGGATGAGAATAAAAAGCTCATCGGCTACATCAACCGCAACAAGATGCTGGAACTGCTGGTGGAGGAAATGGGCCTCAAGCAGGGCGGCTCCCGTATTGTTGTGGATGTGGAGGAACGGACCGGAGTGCTCTATGAAGTGGCCGGGATCATTTCCAACATGAAGTACAACATCATCAGCACCGGTCTTTTTCACCACAACAACCGCAGGATGGTGGTTGTGCGTGTTGATACCGATGACGCTTCCCCCATCGTGGCAGCTCTTCAGGAGCGCAGCTACACGGTGGTCGGTCCTGAAGATTTCATGTCCGAGTGGGCTACGAAGTAG
- a CDS encoding NifB/NifX family molybdenum-iron cluster-binding protein gives MRGNEGRNTNSKLLCLACYEDRLASVFDNAPDLKLFRVEDHKICPAGYLSLPSKDPKDRTSAIIACGATFLICGAICGCTMNELEQAGTKVIPWISGMIDDVLSAYQQNCLENHVMPGCRGRGRCGQGNRGFRARRPPQNAMHAGEPSLNPVHRSK, from the coding sequence ATGAGAGGAAACGAAGGACGCAATACTAATTCAAAGCTGCTTTGTTTGGCCTGTTATGAAGACAGGCTGGCCTCTGTATTTGACAATGCCCCGGATCTGAAATTGTTCCGGGTGGAAGACCATAAAATTTGCCCCGCAGGTTACCTATCCCTTCCCTCAAAAGACCCAAAGGACAGGACATCCGCCATTATAGCCTGCGGGGCAACGTTTTTAATATGCGGTGCAATCTGCGGTTGCACCATGAACGAGCTGGAACAGGCCGGAACCAAGGTCATCCCGTGGATAAGCGGAATGATTGACGATGTTCTCTCGGCCTATCAACAGAACTGTCTGGAAAACCATGTCATGCCCGGTTGCCGCGGCAGGGGCAGGTGCGGACAGGGAAACAGGGGCTTCAGGGCCAGACGGCCCCCCCAGAATGCTATGCATGCCGGCGAACCGTCCTTGAACCCAGTGCACAGGAGTAAATAA
- a CDS encoding TetR/AcrR family transcriptional regulator produces MKTKDIILATAKEMISEVGFHKATTANLAKMANISEGTIYRHFESKEDILLHILGALEEQFSYYIEAVRQKLDRDDCTLEEIMNEYFTFVEANEIDMKIMLSTYGLLDSSKRLMAVFLKNLELILEDCIRLGIKKGVIKDVAVEENATVVMTIIFGLTRMQLYWPERRDVRAEAVEFCRRSILN; encoded by the coding sequence ATGAAAACCAAGGATATCATTCTCGCAACAGCCAAGGAAATGATTTCAGAGGTGGGTTTCCACAAGGCCACAACTGCCAATCTGGCAAAAATGGCCAATATTTCTGAAGGTACCATTTATCGCCATTTTGAAAGCAAGGAAGATATCCTGCTGCACATTCTGGGTGCCCTTGAGGAACAGTTTTCATACTATATTGAGGCAGTCCGTCAGAAGCTGGATCGTGATGACTGCACTCTTGAAGAGATCATGAATGAGTATTTTACCTTTGTGGAAGCCAATGAAATCGACATGAAAATCATGCTTTCCACCTACGGGTTGCTGGATTCTTCCAAGCGGCTGATGGCTGTGTTCTTGAAGAACCTTGAGCTGATCCTTGAAGACTGCATCAGGCTCGGGATCAAGAAAGGTGTTATTAAAGACGTGGCTGTGGAAGAGAATGCCACAGTGGTTATGACCATTATCTTCGGTCTGACCAGAATGCAGCTTTACTGGCCGGAACGCAGGGATGTCCGTGCCGAGGCAGTTGAATTCTGCCGTCGCAGTATTCTCAATTAG
- a CDS encoding arginase family protein yields MKDITLVFPQWQGSIDNEALSDGTHALAEEIPGLPAIQTVETAPFRELEPGGPIAGKDDIVRQLKNCCALLEQENPQRVLLLGGDCSTETGPVSWMSRKHGSKLALIWFDAHPDLNTPATSQSGRLQGMALSVLLGNADREINETMFSPLNPQQVFCAGTRTFDPPELDFIVSSKMKIFSPGELERDPAWLAKQIAEAGFSKVYIHLDVDAVNPIGFPHGKPSPPAGLAFGNILQVIDEVGEKADICGLGITEFHPGNERGAQKAALLIDKALPGFLTD; encoded by the coding sequence TTGAAAGATATCACCCTTGTTTTCCCGCAATGGCAGGGTTCCATTGACAATGAAGCACTATCAGACGGAACGCATGCTCTGGCTGAAGAAATTCCCGGACTGCCAGCCATTCAAACAGTGGAGACAGCACCCTTCAGGGAGCTGGAACCCGGCGGTCCCATTGCGGGCAAGGATGATATAGTCAGACAACTAAAAAACTGCTGCGCCCTGCTTGAGCAGGAAAATCCGCAGCGGGTACTGCTACTGGGCGGCGACTGTTCCACGGAAACAGGTCCGGTATCATGGATGTCCCGCAAGCACGGCAGCAAGCTGGCCCTGATCTGGTTTGACGCCCACCCGGACCTGAACACCCCGGCAACCTCGCAGTCGGGGAGATTGCAAGGCATGGCCCTTTCCGTCCTGCTGGGCAATGCGGACCGGGAAATCAATGAAACCATGTTCAGCCCGCTGAATCCGCAACAGGTCTTCTGCGCAGGAACCAGAACCTTTGATCCGCCGGAACTGGATTTTATCGTCAGCAGCAAGATGAAAATTTTCAGTCCCGGAGAACTGGAACGGGATCCGGCATGGCTGGCAAAACAGATCGCAGAAGCCGGGTTCAGCAAAGTATACATCCATCTTGACGTGGACGCGGTCAACCCCATCGGCTTTCCGCACGGAAAACCTTCACCGCCTGCCGGGCTTGCCTTTGGAAATATTCTGCAAGTTATCGATGAAGTCGGAGAGAAGGCGGATATATGCGGGCTGGGTATTACGGAGTTTCATCCGGGCAATGAACGGGGAGCGCAAAAAGCGGCTCTGCTGATAGATAAAGCACTGCCCGGATTTCTTACAGACTGA
- a CDS encoding NifB/NifX family molybdenum-iron cluster-binding protein, which translates to MKIAISCQGNDLNGEIDPRFGRAKGFLVCDTDADTQEYIDNTQNLNAAQGAGIQSAQNVAATGATAVITGHVGPKAFTALDKGSIKIYLIGGGTVAEALDAFKGGRLEAAADADKPGHW; encoded by the coding sequence ATGAAAATCGCCATCAGCTGTCAGGGCAACGACCTTAACGGTGAAATCGACCCCCGCTTCGGCCGCGCAAAAGGCTTTCTGGTCTGCGATACCGATGCCGACACTCAGGAATACATTGACAACACCCAGAACCTGAACGCAGCACAGGGTGCCGGAATTCAGTCCGCACAGAACGTTGCTGCCACCGGTGCCACTGCGGTCATCACCGGACATGTGGGCCCCAAGGCTTTCACTGCGCTGGATAAAGGTTCCATCAAGATTTACCTCATCGGCGGCGGCACTGTTGCCGAAGCTCTTGACGCCTTCAAGGGCGGCAGGCTTGAAGCTGCTGCAGACGCGGACAAACCCGGCCACTGGTAG
- a CDS encoding substrate-binding periplasmic protein, translating to MKRFSGILFISLLMLWGTAQSGLANDCGLRILTEISSPSVFEDADGSLKGFGIEIVEAMKKEIGCESPVEVMPWARGYKYVSNHPDVMLFSTARTEQREELFHWVGPIACYKWVFYGLKGGVKVKSLEEAKKVNGIGCYRKDARTQFLQGQGFSNLEITDSQDINFKKLLRGRIDLVVTSNIGIKSILEKNDELREKTVPVFTFRSVKMYLAFSKSTDSATIRRWQEAYDVLQRRGVIGDIQDRWIQRCRE from the coding sequence GTGAAGCGGTTTTCAGGTATTCTTTTTATTAGCTTGTTGATGCTTTGGGGTACGGCGCAGTCCGGGCTGGCAAATGATTGCGGCTTGAGGATTCTCACCGAGATCAGCAGCCCTTCAGTTTTTGAAGATGCGGACGGCAGCCTGAAAGGGTTCGGCATTGAAATTGTTGAAGCTATGAAAAAGGAGATCGGCTGTGAAAGTCCGGTTGAAGTTATGCCTTGGGCACGCGGTTATAAATATGTAAGCAACCATCCTGATGTAATGCTTTTTTCCACCGCACGGACTGAGCAGCGCGAAGAGCTCTTTCACTGGGTCGGTCCAATTGCCTGCTATAAATGGGTTTTTTACGGCCTTAAAGGCGGGGTTAAGGTGAAGAGTCTTGAGGAAGCCAAAAAGGTTAACGGTATCGGGTGCTACCGAAAAGATGCCCGGACTCAATTTCTGCAGGGGCAGGGGTTTTCCAATCTTGAAATCACGGACAGTCAGGATATAAATTTTAAAAAGCTTTTACGTGGTAGAATTGATCTTGTAGTTACTTCAAATATCGGCATAAAATCCATTCTTGAAAAGAACGATGAGTTGCGGGAGAAAACTGTTCCGGTATTTACTTTCCGCAGTGTAAAAATGTATCTGGCTTTTTCGAAATCAACTGACTCCGCAACGATTCGCCGCTGGCAGGAGGCTTACGATGTGCTGCAGAGGCGCGGGGTGATCGGGGATATACAGGATAGATGGATTCAGAGATGCCGCGAGTAG
- a CDS encoding sodium:alanine symporter family protein, translated as MELMNSLDAIVGKIGAFAWGPPMLILLVGTGFWLTLALRGVQFSKLFYALYLALIKRKEETDEPGDITHFQALMTALSATVGTGNIAGVATAVAVGGPGALFWMWITGLVGMATKYAEAVLAVKYREVDENGEMSGGPMYYISKGLNMPWLGTLFAIFASIAAFGIGNMVQSNSVADAVEATYGVSPYITGGLLMVLTAAVILGGIKKIGKVTGMLVPIMIVFYMAGAAYIILTNLSGVPAAFALIFEQAFNPTSAVGGFAGATVMLAIRMGVARGVFSNESGLGSAPIAAAAAQTKEPVTQALVSMTQTFIDTLVVCTMTGLVLILTGAWSNGTTGAELTTVAFSMGMTGGAHIVTIGLILFAYSTILGWCYYGEKSMEYLFGVKAILPFRLVFICFVGVGAIAKLSFVWNLSDTFNGLMAIPNLIGLIMLTPVVVAETKAYFAKQAGKAAAQTESK; from the coding sequence ATGGAATTAATGAATTCACTGGACGCAATTGTTGGTAAAATCGGCGCATTCGCATGGGGACCGCCCATGCTGATCCTTCTGGTCGGTACAGGATTCTGGCTGACCCTCGCGCTGCGCGGCGTCCAGTTCAGCAAACTTTTTTACGCTCTGTACCTTGCACTCATCAAACGCAAGGAAGAAACCGACGAACCCGGCGACATCACTCACTTCCAGGCTCTGATGACCGCCCTTTCCGCAACAGTCGGCACCGGTAACATCGCCGGTGTTGCTACTGCAGTTGCCGTCGGTGGCCCCGGTGCACTTTTCTGGATGTGGATTACCGGTCTCGTAGGCATGGCAACCAAATACGCGGAAGCGGTTCTGGCTGTTAAATACAGAGAAGTTGATGAGAACGGCGAAATGAGCGGTGGTCCCATGTACTACATCTCCAAGGGCCTGAATATGCCCTGGCTGGGAACCCTCTTCGCAATCTTCGCTTCCATCGCCGCTTTCGGTATCGGTAACATGGTTCAGTCCAACTCCGTTGCCGATGCAGTAGAAGCAACTTACGGCGTTTCCCCCTACATCACCGGTGGTCTGCTGATGGTTCTGACCGCTGCCGTTATCCTCGGCGGCATTAAGAAAATCGGTAAAGTTACCGGCATGCTCGTTCCCATCATGATCGTTTTCTACATGGCGGGCGCAGCTTACATCATTCTGACCAACCTTTCCGGCGTACCCGCAGCCTTCGCTCTCATTTTCGAGCAGGCTTTCAACCCCACTTCCGCAGTCGGCGGTTTTGCAGGTGCTACCGTAATGCTCGCTATCCGCATGGGTGTTGCCCGCGGCGTATTCTCTAACGAATCCGGTCTCGGCTCCGCTCCTATCGCAGCAGCAGCTGCGCAGACCAAAGAGCCCGTTACCCAGGCTCTGGTTTCCATGACTCAGACTTTCATCGATACTCTCGTAGTCTGCACCATGACCGGTCTGGTTCTGATCCTCACAGGCGCATGGTCCAACGGCACCACCGGTGCAGAGTTGACCACCGTTGCTTTCTCCATGGGCATGACCGGCGGCGCGCATATCGTTACCATCGGCCTGATCCTTTTCGCATACTCCACCATCCTCGGCTGGTGCTACTACGGTGAAAAATCCATGGAATACCTCTTCGGTGTAAAGGCCATCCTGCCTTTCCGTCTCGTATTCATCTGCTTCGTAGGTGTCGGTGCCATTGCCAAGCTCAGCTTCGTATGGAACCTCTCCGATACCTTCAACGGCCTCATGGCGATCCCCAACCTCATTGGTCTGATCATGCTGACCCCGGTTGTTGTGGCTGAAACCAAAGCCTACTTCGCAAAGCAGGCAGGCAAAGCAGCCGCACAGACTGAATCCAAATAG
- the hypB gene encoding hydrogenase nickel incorporation protein HypB has protein sequence MGEIPVVRNILEANDRIADELKQFFKEKNILCLNLMSSPGSGKTSLLEKTLADLKGEFKMAVIEGDLQTDNDARRVAATGAQAVQINTEGGCHLNSSQVKEALSLIDIEGLDILFVENVGNLVCPAEFNVGEDHKITLLTVTEGDDKPEKYPLMFHISSVMILNKIDLLPYVDFDLEKAKQHARKLNADIDLFPLSCRTREGLEDWYEWLRKARDSKK, from the coding sequence ATGGGTGAAATCCCTGTGGTACGCAATATTCTGGAAGCAAATGACAGAATTGCCGATGAACTGAAACAGTTTTTCAAAGAAAAAAACATTCTCTGCCTCAACCTGATGAGCTCCCCCGGGTCCGGTAAAACCAGCCTGCTGGAAAAGACCCTCGCCGATCTCAAGGGCGAATTCAAGATGGCCGTAATCGAAGGCGACCTCCAGACCGATAACGACGCGCGACGCGTTGCCGCTACCGGAGCACAGGCCGTTCAGATCAACACCGAAGGCGGCTGCCATCTCAACTCCAGCCAGGTAAAGGAAGCCCTTTCCCTAATCGATATCGAAGGACTCGATATCCTGTTCGTTGAAAACGTGGGCAACCTCGTATGTCCCGCAGAATTCAATGTCGGTGAAGACCACAAAATCACCCTGCTGACCGTGACCGAAGGCGACGACAAGCCCGAAAAATATCCCCTCATGTTCCACATTTCATCGGTCATGATCCTCAACAAAATCGACCTGCTGCCCTACGTGGATTTCGATCTCGAAAAAGCCAAGCAGCATGCGCGCAAGCTCAACGCAGACATCGACCTCTTCCCCCTGTCCTGCCGCACCCGCGAAGGACTCGAAGACTGGTACGAATGGCTCCGCAAAGCCCGCGATTCTAAGAAATAA
- a CDS encoding sigma-54-dependent Fis family transcriptional regulator: MKFPSNLPCSAVLDSLADGVFTVDRDWNITFFNEAASRITGIPSEEAVGSKCWDVFHSSLCDGDCALRSCMKDCGRISNKSIFFIHADGRKVPVSISAAPLVDADGHLIGGVESFRDLTDIQMIRREVEESYRFEDIIGKSAQLGKIFAILPQVSKSEATALLLGESGTGKELFARAIHNLSERKHGPFVAVNCGALPDNLLESELFGYKAGAFTDARKDKAGRFELAAGGTIFLDEIGDMPAKLQVKLLRVLQEKTFEPLGAVESVKANVRIVAATNKNLAELVEEGKFRQDLYYRLNVVTLKLPALNERVEDIPLLVNHFVNRLNALQGKDIDGISEDTLHILMRHPFPGNVRELENILEFAFILCPSGFIQVEHLPEYLQPKSKESTPHDDMPMTMEEVKCMAVRRALERNNGKKMATCRELGISKDTLRRTIARCDELGA; encoded by the coding sequence ATGAAATTCCCCAGTAATCTGCCTTGCTCTGCAGTTCTTGACTCGTTGGCAGACGGGGTCTTTACGGTTGATAGGGACTGGAACATAACTTTTTTCAACGAAGCGGCCAGCCGGATCACCGGGATTCCTTCGGAGGAAGCCGTGGGTTCAAAATGCTGGGACGTTTTCCACTCCAGCCTATGCGATGGTGATTGCGCCCTCAGATCCTGCATGAAAGATTGCGGCCGCATCTCCAACAAATCCATATTTTTCATACACGCTGACGGACGCAAAGTTCCGGTCTCCATCAGTGCCGCACCGCTGGTTGATGCTGACGGGCACTTGATTGGCGGCGTGGAAAGCTTCCGCGACCTGACCGACATCCAGATGATCCGCCGTGAGGTGGAGGAATCATACCGTTTTGAAGATATTATCGGCAAAAGCGCACAGTTGGGTAAAATTTTCGCCATCCTGCCGCAGGTCAGCAAAAGCGAAGCCACAGCCCTGCTGCTGGGTGAATCAGGCACAGGTAAGGAACTCTTCGCCCGGGCAATCCACAATTTGAGCGAACGCAAGCACGGTCCCTTTGTGGCCGTAAACTGCGGTGCCTTGCCGGACAACCTGCTTGAATCGGAATTATTCGGTTACAAAGCCGGGGCTTTCACCGATGCCCGCAAGGACAAAGCCGGACGCTTTGAACTGGCTGCGGGCGGAACCATCTTCCTTGATGAAATCGGGGATATGCCCGCCAAACTGCAGGTCAAGCTGCTGCGCGTGCTGCAGGAAAAAACCTTTGAACCGCTGGGCGCAGTGGAAAGCGTGAAGGCCAATGTACGCATTGTGGCCGCCACCAACAAAAACCTGGCCGAACTGGTTGAGGAAGGTAAATTCAGGCAGGACCTTTACTATCGCCTGAATGTGGTCACCCTCAAACTGCCTGCACTCAATGAGCGCGTGGAAGACATCCCGCTGCTGGTCAACCACTTTGTGAACAGGCTCAACGCCCTGCAGGGCAAAGACATTGACGGCATCTCTGAGGACACCCTGCACATCCTCATGCGCCACCCCTTTCCCGGAAATGTACGCGAACTGGAAAACATCCTTGAATTCGCTTTTATCCTCTGCCCCTCGGGGTTCATTCAGGTGGAACACCTGCCTGAATACCTGCAGCCCAAGTCCAAAGAATCTACTCCCCATGATGACATGCCCATGACCATGGAGGAAGTAAAGTGCATGGCCGTGCGCCGTGCACTTGAGCGCAACAACGGCAAAAAGATGGCCACTTGCCGCGAACTGGGTATTTCCAAAGACACCCTGCGCCGGACCATTGCCCGTTGCGACGAACTGGGCGCATAA
- a CDS encoding hydrogenase maturation nickel metallochaperone HypA — protein MSIAQSILAIIEEEMEKQPGASLKRVVVGNGALAGVVSDALTFGWEAVTMGTPLEGSVLEVNEIPIKVRCGGCKHEFIPEDKLYMACPECGLEIGHEVLQGKELQIESIEIDD, from the coding sequence ATGTCAATAGCGCAAAGTATACTTGCAATCATTGAAGAGGAAATGGAAAAGCAACCCGGTGCCAGCCTCAAAAGAGTTGTGGTAGGTAACGGTGCGCTTGCGGGAGTAGTCTCCGATGCACTCACTTTCGGCTGGGAAGCGGTTACCATGGGAACCCCCCTTGAAGGGTCTGTTCTTGAAGTAAACGAGATCCCCATCAAAGTCCGCTGCGGCGGGTGCAAACACGAATTTATCCCTGAAGACAAACTCTACATGGCCTGTCCGGAATGCGGTCTGGAAATCGGTCATGAAGTTCTTCAAGGCAAGGAATTGCAGATCGAAAGCATCGAGATTGACGATTAA
- a CDS encoding IscA/HesB family protein: MVEITEAAQKQLENYFADKDRTPIRIYLATGGUAGPRLALALDESKDNDENFEVEGFTFLLDKDLNEQGSPFRVDLSYTGFVIDSKLELGGGECGSCSGSCG; this comes from the coding sequence ATGGTTGAAATTACCGAAGCTGCGCAAAAACAGCTTGAAAACTATTTTGCAGATAAAGACAGGACCCCCATCCGCATCTACCTTGCCACTGGTGGCTGAGCTGGCCCCAGGCTGGCATTGGCTCTGGATGAGTCAAAAGATAACGATGAGAACTTTGAAGTAGAAGGTTTCACCTTCCTGTTAGATAAAGACCTTAACGAACAGGGCAGCCCTTTCCGTGTTGACCTCAGCTACACCGGTTTCGTAATCGATTCCAAGCTTGAGCTCGGCGGCGGTGAATGCGGTTCCTGCTCTGGAAGCTGCGGTTAA